A section of the Caballeronia sp. M1242 genome encodes:
- a CDS encoding 3-(methylthio)propionyl-CoA ligase translates to MASPLYGQMMDIPLLASSLLSHAARHFGDTEIVSKRIEGDIHRYTYRDCEKRAKQLAQALAALGVGQGERIGTLAWNGYRHLECYYGVSGMGAVCHTINPRLFPDQIAFIIDHADDSYVFFDMTFGPLVERIAQHCPNVKGWIALGDASCIAEHLGDMSVPVMSYESLIAPKDGVFEWPVLDERQASFLCYTSGTTGNPKGALYSHRSTVLHAYAAALPDAMGASSSDAILPVVPMFHVNAWGIPHAGPLVGAKLVFPGKDLDGKSLYELMEAEGVTYSAGVPTVWLGLLNYMKQADKRFTTLKRTVIGGSACPPAMLRTFEEEYGVEVVHAWGMTEMSPLGTLARLSFRQKQRTPEEQRASREKQGHALFGVDMKVVGDDGRELPWDGQSFGDLYVRGPWVIDRYYRRDESPLVDGWFPTGDVATIDADGFMHITDRSKDVIKSGGEWISSIDLENIAMSHPQVAEAACIACSHPKWTERPMIVAVLRPGATLTRDELLAYYEGKVAKWWIPDDVVFADELPHTATGKLQKVRLREQYRDHVLPVAEEKAV, encoded by the coding sequence ATGGCGTCGCCGCTTTACGGTCAGATGATGGACATTCCGCTGCTCGCGTCGTCATTGCTCTCGCATGCGGCGCGCCACTTCGGCGATACGGAGATCGTGTCGAAGCGCATCGAGGGCGACATTCATCGCTACACGTATCGCGATTGCGAGAAGCGCGCGAAGCAACTCGCTCAGGCGCTCGCCGCGCTCGGCGTCGGGCAGGGCGAGCGCATCGGCACGCTCGCGTGGAACGGCTATCGGCATCTGGAGTGCTATTACGGCGTGAGCGGCATGGGCGCCGTGTGCCACACCATCAATCCGCGGCTCTTCCCGGATCAGATCGCGTTCATCATCGATCACGCCGACGATTCATACGTCTTCTTCGACATGACGTTCGGGCCGCTCGTCGAACGCATCGCGCAGCATTGTCCGAATGTGAAGGGCTGGATCGCGCTCGGCGATGCATCGTGCATCGCCGAACATCTCGGCGACATGAGCGTGCCTGTGATGAGCTACGAAAGCCTGATCGCTCCAAAGGACGGCGTGTTCGAGTGGCCGGTGCTGGACGAACGGCAGGCCTCGTTTCTCTGCTACACGTCGGGCACGACAGGCAATCCGAAGGGCGCGCTGTATTCGCATCGCTCGACCGTGCTGCATGCGTATGCCGCCGCGCTGCCCGATGCGATGGGCGCTTCGTCGAGCGATGCGATTCTTCCCGTCGTGCCGATGTTTCACGTCAATGCCTGGGGCATTCCGCACGCCGGGCCGCTCGTCGGCGCGAAGCTCGTGTTTCCGGGCAAAGACCTCGACGGCAAGTCGCTCTATGAACTGATGGAAGCGGAAGGCGTCACGTATTCGGCGGGCGTGCCGACGGTTTGGCTCGGACTCCTGAATTATATGAAGCAGGCGGACAAGCGCTTCACGACGCTCAAGCGCACCGTGATAGGCGGCTCCGCGTGTCCGCCCGCGATGCTGCGCACGTTCGAAGAAGAATACGGCGTCGAAGTGGTTCATGCATGGGGCATGACGGAGATGTCGCCGCTCGGCACGCTCGCGCGCCTCTCGTTCCGCCAGAAGCAACGCACGCCGGAGGAGCAACGCGCATCGCGCGAAAAGCAGGGGCATGCGCTTTTCGGCGTGGACATGAAAGTGGTCGGCGACGACGGCCGCGAACTGCCGTGGGACGGCCAGTCGTTCGGCGATCTCTACGTGCGCGGGCCGTGGGTCATCGACCGCTATTACCGCCGCGACGAATCCCCGCTCGTCGACGGCTGGTTCCCGACCGGCGACGTCGCGACCATCGACGCCGACGGCTTCATGCACATTACCGACCGCAGCAAGGACGTGATCAAGTCGGGCGGCGAATGGATCAGCTCGATCGATCTGGAGAACATCGCGATGTCGCATCCGCAAGTGGCGGAGGCCGCGTGTATCGCGTGTTCGCATCCGAAGTGGACCGAGCGGCCGATGATCGTCGCCGTGCTGCGCCCGGGGGCGACGCTCACGCGCGACGAATTGCTCGCGTACTACGAAGGCAAGGTCGCGAAGTGGTGGATCCCGGACGACGTCGTGTTCGCCGACGAGTTGCCGCATACCGCCACGGGCAAGCTGCAAAAGGTGCGGCTGCGCGAGCAGTACCGCGATCATGTGCTGCCGGTCGCGGAAGAAAAAGCGGTCTGA
- a CDS encoding 3-hydroxyacyl-CoA dehydrogenase NAD-binding domain-containing protein has translation MAVDYTIREGVAVITLDNPPVNGLGHSTRLGIVEGIERARSDASVCAIVLIGAGKAFSGGADITEFNTPKATQEPTLATVIRAVEGSEKPVVAAIHAVAMGGGLELALGAHYRVALPGAQIALPEVKLGLLPGAGGTQRLPRVVGLERALDMIVSGAPVRSEKLADTALFDDMPQGDLLDAAIGFARRMAERGGPHPKVRDRPIVHADAARCFESARQAIAEKFRHFPAPHKCIDAIEMGAKEGFDRGLAFERECFLFLVQTPESRALRHAFFAERAASKIADVPSNTPVRKIERIGVIGAGTMGGGIAMNFINAGLPVVLLETKQDALDRGLATVRRNYEAQVKKGKLTPEQLDARMQLVHPTLDYADLTQADLIVEAVFEDLDVKAQVFRQLDAIAKPGAILASNTSTLDLDKIAAFTQRPGDVIGMHFFSPANVMKLLEVVRGEKTDKDVLATVMQLARKIGKTAVVARVCDGFIGNRMVEQYLRQALFMLEEGALPAQIDRAIETFGFAMGPFRMSDLAGNDIGWAIRKRRYREQPEMRYSGVADRLCETGRFGQKTGAGWYDYEAGSREAKPSQAVIEMIVAYSEEQGIARREISDDEIVERLVLALVNEGAKILEEGIAAKASDIDIVYLTGYGFPLWRGGPMFYADTLGLPNVERAMRKYAAQRNGEAWQPAARIIELAASNGRFNA, from the coding sequence ATGGCAGTCGACTATACGATCCGCGAAGGTGTCGCCGTCATCACGCTCGACAACCCGCCGGTCAACGGGCTCGGACATTCGACGCGGCTTGGCATCGTCGAGGGCATCGAGCGGGCACGCAGCGATGCGTCGGTGTGCGCGATCGTGCTGATCGGCGCGGGCAAGGCGTTCTCGGGCGGCGCGGACATCACCGAATTCAATACGCCGAAGGCAACGCAGGAGCCGACGCTCGCCACCGTCATCAGGGCCGTCGAAGGTAGCGAGAAACCGGTCGTCGCGGCGATCCACGCGGTCGCGATGGGCGGCGGGCTGGAACTCGCGCTCGGGGCGCACTACCGCGTCGCGTTGCCGGGCGCGCAGATCGCGCTGCCGGAAGTGAAGCTCGGCTTGCTGCCGGGCGCGGGCGGCACGCAGCGTCTGCCGCGCGTCGTCGGGCTTGAGCGGGCGCTCGACATGATCGTGTCCGGCGCGCCGGTGCGATCCGAGAAGCTCGCCGACACCGCGCTCTTCGACGACATGCCGCAAGGCGATCTGCTCGATGCGGCCATCGGCTTCGCGCGGCGCATGGCCGAACGAGGCGGTCCGCATCCGAAAGTGCGCGATCGCCCGATCGTACATGCCGACGCCGCGCGTTGCTTCGAGTCCGCGCGTCAGGCGATTGCTGAGAAATTCAGGCACTTTCCTGCGCCGCACAAGTGCATCGATGCCATCGAGATGGGCGCGAAGGAAGGCTTCGATCGCGGTCTCGCCTTCGAGCGCGAGTGCTTTCTCTTTCTCGTGCAGACGCCCGAGAGCCGCGCGCTGCGGCATGCGTTCTTCGCCGAGCGCGCGGCGAGCAAGATCGCCGATGTGCCCTCGAATACGCCGGTTCGAAAAATCGAACGCATCGGCGTGATCGGCGCGGGAACGATGGGCGGCGGCATCGCGATGAACTTCATCAACGCGGGCTTGCCGGTCGTGCTGCTCGAAACGAAACAGGACGCGCTCGATCGCGGCCTCGCCACCGTGCGGCGCAACTACGAAGCGCAGGTGAAGAAGGGCAAGCTCACGCCGGAACAGCTCGACGCCCGCATGCAACTCGTGCATCCGACGCTCGACTACGCGGATCTCACGCAAGCCGATCTGATCGTCGAAGCCGTGTTCGAAGACCTCGACGTGAAGGCGCAAGTCTTCCGTCAACTGGACGCAATCGCGAAGCCGGGCGCGATCCTCGCGTCGAATACATCGACACTCGATCTGGACAAGATCGCGGCATTCACGCAGCGTCCCGGCGATGTGATCGGCATGCACTTCTTTAGTCCCGCCAACGTCATGAAGCTGCTCGAAGTGGTGCGCGGCGAAAAGACCGACAAAGACGTGCTCGCGACCGTCATGCAGCTCGCCAGAAAGATCGGCAAGACGGCGGTGGTGGCGCGCGTGTGCGACGGCTTTATCGGCAACCGCATGGTCGAGCAATATCTGCGGCAGGCGCTTTTCATGCTCGAAGAAGGCGCGCTGCCGGCGCAGATCGACCGCGCGATCGAGACCTTCGGCTTCGCTATGGGTCCATTCCGCATGAGCGATCTGGCGGGCAACGACATCGGCTGGGCGATTCGCAAACGGCGCTATCGCGAGCAGCCGGAGATGCGCTATTCCGGCGTCGCGGACCGGCTGTGCGAGACGGGTCGCTTCGGACAAAAGACCGGCGCGGGCTGGTACGACTACGAAGCCGGCTCGCGCGAGGCGAAGCCGTCGCAGGCAGTGATTGAGATGATCGTCGCGTATTCGGAGGAACAGGGCATCGCGCGGCGGGAGATTAGCGACGACGAGATCGTCGAGCGGCTCGTGCTTGCGCTCGTCAACGAGGGCGCGAAGATTCTGGAAGAAGGCATCGCGGCGAAGGCATCGGATATCGACATCGTGTATCTGACGGGCTACGGCTTTCCGCTATGGCGAGGCGGGCCGATGTTTTATGCCGACACGCTCGGCCTGCCGAACGTCGAGCGCGCCATGCGCAAGTACGCCGCGCAACGCAACGGCGAAGCGTGGCAGCCGGCTGCGCGCATCATCGAACTGGCGGCGAGCAACGGCCGCTTCAATGCATGA
- the pncA gene encoding bifunctional nicotinamidase/pyrazinamidase — MRSAEEVLLVVDVQYDFMPGGALAVARGDEVVPVINRLAKAFSHVVLTQDWHPASHVSFAANHAGRAPFETIAMPYGEQVLWPPHCVQGTQGAALHRDLDVPHARLIVRKGHHEQVDSYSAFVEADRTTPTGLAGYLRETGAKRVWLAGLATDYCVAWSALDARAAGFEASVIEDACRAIDLNGSLDRAWSDMRAAGVARVRSDDLLRQD; from the coding sequence ATGAGATCAGCGGAAGAAGTGCTCCTTGTCGTCGACGTGCAATATGACTTCATGCCCGGCGGCGCGCTCGCGGTCGCGCGGGGCGATGAAGTGGTGCCCGTCATCAACCGGCTCGCGAAGGCGTTCTCGCATGTGGTGCTGACGCAGGACTGGCATCCGGCGTCGCATGTGTCGTTCGCGGCGAATCACGCGGGACGCGCGCCGTTCGAAACCATCGCGATGCCTTATGGCGAACAGGTGCTGTGGCCGCCGCATTGCGTGCAGGGCACGCAGGGCGCGGCGCTGCATCGGGATCTCGACGTGCCGCATGCGCGGCTGATCGTGCGCAAGGGGCATCACGAGCAGGTCGACAGCTATTCGGCCTTCGTCGAGGCGGATCGCACGACGCCGACCGGACTCGCCGGCTATCTGCGCGAAACGGGCGCGAAGCGCGTATGGCTCGCGGGACTCGCCACCGATTATTGCGTCGCGTGGTCCGCGCTCGATGCGCGCGCCGCGGGCTTCGAAGCGAGCGTAATCGAAGACGCGTGCCGCGCCATCGACCTGAACGGCTCGCTCGACCGCGCGTGGTCCGACATGCGCGCGGCGGGCGTCGCGCGGGTACGGTCGGACGATTTGCTGCGACAAGACTGA
- a CDS encoding Dabb family protein: MLRHIVMWKLKEFAEGASRAENAQTLKTKLETCRSLVKGQGHFEVGIAQPGFDCTYDVVLVSDFDDTASLHAYQVHPKHLAVKDFVAAVHEARQCLDYEV; this comes from the coding sequence GTGCTACGTCACATCGTCATGTGGAAGCTGAAGGAGTTCGCCGAGGGCGCAAGTCGCGCGGAGAACGCGCAAACGCTGAAGACCAAGCTCGAAACCTGCCGCAGCCTCGTCAAAGGGCAGGGACACTTCGAGGTCGGCATCGCGCAGCCGGGCTTCGACTGCACGTATGACGTGGTGCTCGTCTCGGACTTCGACGACACCGCTTCGCTGCACGCGTATCAGGTTCATCCGAAGCATCTGGCGGTGAAGGACTTCGTGGCGGCGGTTCACGAAGCGCGTCAATGTCTCGACTACGAAGTGTGA
- a CDS encoding PaaI family thioesterase, whose product MTDTQKQPANHAIAIESPFIDALGVQLVKAVDGEGEVRLPLGEAHLNTWGIAHGGVTMTLLDAALAIAARSVAGDGVGVVTVEMKVNFMQPGRGELRGYGRVLHRSTTMAYCEGEIRDSEGHFVAKALGTFKYMKRLAVGRDVVRQKLRSDPAATPGPSDA is encoded by the coding sequence ATGACCGATACGCAGAAACAGCCCGCGAACCACGCCATCGCAATCGAAAGCCCGTTCATCGACGCGCTCGGCGTGCAGCTCGTGAAAGCCGTCGATGGCGAAGGCGAAGTGCGCCTGCCGCTTGGCGAAGCGCATCTGAACACGTGGGGCATCGCGCATGGCGGCGTCACGATGACCTTGCTCGACGCGGCGCTCGCCATTGCGGCGCGCAGTGTCGCGGGCGACGGCGTCGGCGTCGTCACCGTCGAGATGAAGGTGAACTTCATGCAGCCGGGACGCGGCGAGTTGCGCGGCTACGGCCGCGTGCTGCATCGCTCGACGACGATGGCGTACTGCGAAGGCGAAATCCGCGACAGCGAAGGGCACTTCGTCGCGAAGGCGCTCGGCACGTTCAAGTACATGAAGCGGCTCGCGGTGGGCCGCGACGTCGTGCGTCAGAAACTGCGTTCGGACCCGGCGGCCACGCCCGGACCGAGCGACGCCTGA
- a CDS encoding NADP-dependent oxidoreductase — protein sequence MANANINRQILLVSRPQGEASADNFRLVETPLAPLGEGQVRVRNHYLSLDPYMRGRMNDTKSYAPPQPLNEVMIGGTVGEVIESRNPAFKPGDKVVGMFGWQEYGTSDGKGMQIVDTTHVPLSAYLGPVGMPGVTAWYGLNRIIEPKAGETVVVSAASGAVGSVVGQLAKAAGCRAVGIAGGEEKCRYVVETLGFDACVDYKAGNLRDTLKAAAPNGVDGYFENVGGEVLDAVLARMNAFGRIALCGMISGYDGKPLPMQAPALLLTQRLKLQGFIVSEHMDVWPQALNELGAAVASGKLKYRETIAEGIESAPEAFLGLLRGKNFGKQLVKLI from the coding sequence ATGGCAAACGCCAACATCAATCGTCAGATACTGCTTGTTTCGCGTCCGCAAGGCGAAGCGTCGGCGGACAACTTTCGGCTAGTCGAAACGCCGCTCGCGCCGCTCGGCGAGGGTCAGGTGCGCGTGCGCAATCACTATCTCTCGCTCGATCCGTACATGCGCGGACGGATGAACGACACGAAGTCGTACGCGCCGCCGCAACCGCTCAACGAAGTGATGATCGGCGGAACAGTGGGCGAAGTGATCGAATCGCGCAATCCGGCGTTCAAGCCGGGCGACAAGGTCGTCGGCATGTTCGGCTGGCAGGAATACGGCACGTCCGATGGCAAAGGCATGCAAATCGTCGATACGACGCACGTGCCGCTTTCGGCTTATCTCGGGCCGGTCGGCATGCCGGGCGTGACGGCGTGGTACGGCCTGAACCGCATCATCGAGCCGAAGGCGGGCGAGACGGTCGTCGTATCGGCGGCGAGCGGGGCGGTCGGCAGCGTGGTCGGGCAACTCGCGAAAGCGGCGGGCTGCCGCGCGGTCGGCATCGCGGGCGGCGAGGAGAAGTGCCGCTATGTGGTGGAGACGCTCGGCTTCGACGCCTGCGTCGACTACAAAGCAGGCAATCTGCGCGACACTCTGAAGGCGGCCGCACCGAACGGGGTCGATGGCTACTTCGAAAACGTCGGCGGCGAAGTGCTCGACGCGGTGCTCGCCCGCATGAACGCGTTCGGACGCATCGCGCTGTGCGGCATGATTTCCGGCTACGACGGCAAGCCCTTGCCGATGCAAGCGCCCGCGCTTTTGCTCACGCAGCGGCTGAAGCTGCAAGGGTTCATCGTCAGCGAGCACATGGACGTGTGGCCGCAGGCGTTGAACGAACTGGGCGCTGCGGTCGCGAGCGGAAAGCTCAAGTATCGCGAGACGATTGCAGAAGGCATCGAAAGCGCGCCCGAAGCCTTTCTGGGCCTGTTGCGCGGCAAGAACTTCGGCAAGCAACTCGTCAAGCTGATTTAA
- a CDS encoding SDR family oxidoreductase codes for MDRFEGKVAVITGAGSGFGREFAYKAASLGMKLVLADIDDAALAATVDAVRAQGSDALGVRTDVSDAAQVDALAQAALDAYGGVHLLFNNAGVGAGGFVWENSAKDWQWVFGVNVMGVANGVRAFTPIMLKQAEPAHIVNTASVAGMLAAPAMGVYNASKHAVVALTETLYHDLRLAGASIGVSLLCPAFVPTGIANAERSRPDALANDAPLTASQKMAARQLARAVESGRLSARDIAEMTFDAVRDGRFYVITHPGIMASIRLRLDDIAQLRNPSDPMSVRGETKRGA; via the coding sequence GTGGATCGTTTCGAAGGCAAGGTCGCCGTCATCACCGGCGCGGGCAGCGGGTTCGGCCGCGAATTCGCGTATAAGGCGGCGTCGCTCGGCATGAAGCTCGTGCTCGCCGATATCGACGACGCCGCGCTCGCCGCCACCGTCGACGCCGTGCGCGCGCAAGGCAGCGATGCGCTCGGCGTGCGCACGGACGTCTCCGATGCGGCTCAAGTCGATGCGCTCGCTCAGGCCGCGCTCGACGCATACGGCGGCGTGCATTTGCTCTTCAACAACGCAGGCGTGGGCGCGGGCGGCTTCGTCTGGGAGAACAGCGCGAAAGACTGGCAGTGGGTCTTCGGCGTGAACGTGATGGGCGTGGCGAACGGCGTGCGCGCGTTCACGCCGATCATGCTGAAGCAGGCGGAGCCGGCGCATATCGTGAACACGGCGTCGGTGGCGGGCATGCTCGCCGCGCCCGCGATGGGCGTCTACAACGCATCGAAGCACGCGGTAGTGGCGCTTACCGAGACGCTGTATCACGATCTGCGGCTCGCGGGCGCGTCCATCGGCGTGTCGCTACTCTGTCCAGCGTTCGTGCCGACCGGCATTGCAAACGCCGAGCGCTCCCGGCCCGACGCGCTGGCCAACGACGCGCCGCTCACCGCATCGCAGAAAATGGCCGCGCGGCAGTTGGCGCGCGCAGTGGAAAGCGGGCGGCTCTCGGCGCGCGACATCGCCGAGATGACGTTCGATGCGGTCCGCGATGGCCGTTTCTACGTGATCACGCATCCGGGCATCATGGCGTCGATTCGCCTGCGGCTCGACGATATCGCGCAACTGCGCAACCCGAGCGATCCGATGTCGGTCAGGGGCGAAACGAAGCGGGGCGCGTGA
- a CDS encoding alpha/beta hydrolase, which produces MPLNPKIAQILDMVARANRPPYHTLTPDEARAAYAMSAPILDIAPLPLYSVEDMRIAMRDGAEIGVRVYHPAAPSWAEPAPALLYLHGGGFTVGSIATHDALCRKFAHEARCAVVSVDYRLAPEHKFPVAVNDAFDALQWLAREAPMLGIDPARLAIGGDSAGGTLATVCAVLARDAGIALRLQLLIYPGTSARQQSESHARLAEGYLLSGETIQWFFAQYLRDDRDRDDWRFAPLDAAGGQPDFAGVAPAWIAAADHDPLYDEDIAYAAKLEAAGVPVTLARYEGMIHEFFKMGGFVPEVAQAHADAVAALKGAFES; this is translated from the coding sequence ATGCCGCTCAATCCCAAGATCGCGCAGATTCTCGACATGGTCGCGCGCGCTAACCGTCCGCCTTACCACACGTTGACGCCCGACGAGGCGCGCGCCGCGTATGCGATGAGCGCGCCGATTCTCGATATCGCGCCCTTGCCGCTTTATAGCGTCGAAGACATGCGCATCGCCATGCGCGATGGCGCCGAGATCGGCGTACGCGTCTATCATCCCGCCGCGCCGAGTTGGGCCGAGCCCGCGCCCGCCCTGCTGTATCTGCATGGCGGCGGCTTCACAGTGGGCAGCATCGCGACGCACGACGCGCTCTGCCGCAAGTTCGCGCACGAAGCGCGCTGCGCGGTGGTATCGGTCGATTACCGGCTCGCGCCGGAGCACAAATTCCCGGTCGCCGTGAACGACGCGTTCGACGCGCTGCAATGGCTCGCGCGCGAAGCGCCGATGCTCGGCATCGATCCGGCGCGGCTCGCCATCGGCGGCGACAGCGCGGGCGGCACGCTCGCCACCGTCTGCGCGGTGCTCGCGCGCGACGCGGGCATTGCGTTGCGGCTGCAACTGCTGATCTATCCGGGCACGAGCGCGCGGCAGCAAAGCGAGTCGCATGCGCGGCTGGCCGAGGGCTATCTGCTGTCGGGCGAGACGATTCAATGGTTTTTCGCCCAATATCTGCGCGACGACCGCGACCGCGACGACTGGCGCTTCGCCCCGCTCGATGCAGCGGGCGGCCAGCCGGATTTCGCGGGCGTGGCGCCGGCGTGGATCGCGGCGGCGGACCATGATCCGCTCTACGACGAAGACATCGCGTACGCGGCGAAGCTCGAGGCCGCGGGCGTGCCGGTGACGCTCGCGCGCTACGAAGGCATGATCCACGAGTTCTTCAAGATGGGCGGCTTCGTGCCGGAAGTGGCGCAGGCGCACGCGGATGCGGTAGCGGCGCTGAAGGGCGCGTTTGAGAGCTGA
- a CDS encoding NRDE family protein, translated as MCLIVFDWQPDARSNDGRPLLTLAANRDEFFRREAEPMHWWTDAPGVLAGRDLTGGGTWLGVSRDGRFAALTNYRAPSEMRPDAPTRGTLVSAFLAGEREAPLDYLRRVAEQGHRYNGFNLLCGDFARRELGWYGNRADAPPALLEAGLHGLSNSLLNTPWPKLVAQRQALADLIHAGEHPALDVLIDTLRDPRIADDEHLPSTGISIERERVLSAAFIETPEYGTRSTTALRVLPTARGFSLAIKERSDDDGSHRVVRPRNVERAFSFEIA; from the coding sequence ATGTGCCTGATCGTATTCGACTGGCAGCCCGACGCGCGTTCCAACGACGGTCGCCCGCTGCTGACGCTCGCCGCGAACCGCGACGAGTTCTTCCGCCGCGAGGCCGAGCCGATGCACTGGTGGACCGATGCGCCCGGCGTGTTGGCCGGCCGCGATCTGACGGGCGGCGGCACGTGGCTCGGCGTGAGCCGCGACGGCCGCTTCGCCGCGCTGACGAACTATCGCGCGCCGAGCGAAATGCGCCCGGATGCGCCCACCCGGGGCACGCTCGTGAGCGCGTTCCTCGCGGGCGAACGCGAGGCGCCGCTGGACTATCTGCGGCGCGTGGCCGAGCAAGGTCATCGCTATAACGGCTTCAATCTGCTGTGCGGCGATTTCGCGCGACGCGAGCTCGGCTGGTACGGCAATCGCGCTGACGCGCCGCCTGCGCTGCTCGAAGCCGGCCTGCACGGTCTCTCGAACAGCCTCTTGAACACGCCGTGGCCGAAGCTCGTCGCGCAGCGGCAGGCGCTTGCCGATCTGATTCATGCCGGCGAGCATCCGGCGCTCGACGTGCTGATCGACACGCTGCGCGATCCGCGTATCGCCGATGACGAACATCTGCCGTCCACCGGAATTTCGATCGAGCGGGAGCGCGTGCTGTCGGCGGCGTTCATCGAGACGCCCGAATACGGCACGCGCAGCACGACCGCGCTGCGCGTGCTGCCGACTGCACGCGGCTTCTCGCTGGCGATCAAGGAGCGCAGCGATGATGATGGTTCGCATCGCGTCGTCCGGCCGAGGAATGTGGAGCGGGCGTTTTCGTTTGAGATCGCTTGA
- a CDS encoding folate-binding protein YgfZ produces MNSQTSSLAAADFEAVRTAGVHMPLTQFGVIDVKGDDAVAFLHNQLTNDVQHLDASTARLAGYCSAKGRLLGSFLMWRTADAVRLLISQDIQAPVQKRLSMFVLRAKAKLSDATPEVAAVGFAGDVRAALSGIFDALPDGIHVKVEGPHGALIRVPDAAGRPRFLWVGPKADIEAHLPKLDEKLRRGPAELWDWLDIHAGEPRITQPTVEQFVPQMVNFDVLGGVNFKKGCYPGQEVVARSQYRGTIKRRTALAHGETAAPGAALFHSDDPGQPCGMVVNAAPAEGGGADCLVEIKLAALDNGSVHVGAVDGPRLDFLPLPYAFPSDV; encoded by the coding sequence ATGAATTCCCAGACCAGTTCCCTCGCCGCCGCCGATTTCGAAGCCGTCAGGACCGCGGGCGTCCACATGCCGCTCACGCAGTTCGGCGTGATCGACGTGAAAGGCGATGACGCCGTCGCGTTCCTGCATAACCAGTTGACCAACGACGTCCAGCATCTCGACGCCTCCACCGCGCGCCTCGCCGGCTATTGCTCGGCCAAAGGCCGCCTGCTCGGCTCGTTCCTCATGTGGCGCACAGCCGACGCCGTGCGTCTTCTGATCTCGCAGGACATTCAGGCGCCCGTGCAAAAGCGCCTCTCCATGTTCGTGCTGCGCGCGAAAGCCAAGCTCTCCGACGCGACGCCCGAAGTCGCGGCCGTCGGTTTCGCGGGCGATGTGCGCGCGGCGCTCTCCGGCATCTTCGACGCGCTGCCCGATGGCATCCACGTCAAGGTGGAAGGTCCGCACGGCGCGCTGATCCGCGTGCCGGATGCCGCGGGCCGTCCGCGGTTTCTGTGGGTCGGCCCGAAAGCCGACATCGAGGCGCACTTGCCGAAGCTAGACGAAAAGCTGCGGCGCGGGCCCGCCGAACTGTGGGACTGGCTCGACATTCACGCGGGCGAGCCGCGCATCACGCAGCCGACCGTCGAGCAATTCGTCCCGCAGATGGTCAACTTCGACGTGCTGGGCGGCGTCAACTTCAAGAAGGGCTGCTATCCGGGTCAGGAAGTGGTGGCGCGCAGTCAGTATCGCGGGACCATCAAGCGGCGCACGGCGCTCGCGCACGGCGAAACGGCCGCGCCCGGCGCGGCGCTCTTTCATTCGGACGATCCCGGTCAGCCGTGCGGCATGGTCGTGAATGCCGCGCCAGCCGAAGGCGGCGGCGCCGATTGTCTCGTCGAAATCAAGCTCGCGGCGCTCGATAACGGCTCGGTGCACGTCGGTGCCGTCGATGGCCCGCGACTCGACTTTCTGCCGCTGCCGTATGCGTTTCCGTCCGACGTCTGA